The DNA region ttgagctcacgaaaagaagatgcatatTATTGTCATGagtacactacaaaaaaaaatgcattttgCGGCGCTTCTGGaagcattttgcggcggttcaaaccgccgcaaaatgtatAATGAGGCGTTTCCTTGAGCGCCGCAGTTACGAGCGTCGGGGGCCGTTCTGCGGCGCTTATATCCAAGCGTTGGAATAACCGCCGCAGAATATAGCGGCGGTTAAAAGCGCCGCAGGATCTGTAATTCATTCGGCCTCTACTTTGCGGCGGTTAACCGCCGCAAAGTTCTAAAATGAATTTTTGCCCCTTTCATCAACAATCAGCGTGCCAAAAGCGAAAAAtagttaacaaaaaaaaaaagattcagctacctatatataatattttccCAAGAGCATATCTAGTATCTTAGAACAAAATATAAGCTAGCCAGAAGCTCCACACATTTGTGTGATTTATAAAATAGAAATACCATAACAAGACACAGAGGACAAATATATATTCACTTAGCTCTAGACTCTCAATTGCATTTCTTAATGGCTTGGGTCAATAATTATTGGCTTCCCTCTCTTATTCCTGAAAATTGGTATCAAAATATCAGGACATTAGGcacacaaaacaaaaacatctaAGAATGAAACAACAACACCACTTACATTTTCTTACCCAAGGGATTGCTACGGTGAGTGAAACTAATATCCTTGGAACCTCAGGAAAGGTTTAGATCAGATCTGCAAATTGGAAAGTTTCATCCACTTTGAGTGAGTCATAAAATATGCAATCACAATAGACAAAACACAAAACCCACTAATGAGTCCCATTGGCATTGGAAATTTTATACAAAACCTGTAATGCTTATCTAGTACCAAAAGAGCAAAAACATAGCTTGgagatgaaaaatattaaaaagggATTTTCTATTTCCTTTCCAAATATACATAATTAAACTTGTGTTGAATCACAACATGACCAGCTCCAATTCTATTACTCCAATTCTATTGAGCACCAACCAACCTACTGAATTGTAGAGCTTGTATAAGAGCTAAGCAAAGCTCTAAAGTGAAGCTAGTTAGCTCAATCTAAACTCTAAAGTGAAGCTAGTTAGCTCAATCTAAACTCTAAAGCATGTGCAGACCTCATCTCCATTATCTAAAGAGCATTACTGCAAAGTGAATATACTCTCACAAAGTGAATATACTCTCACCCAATATAACCTAtactaaaatcctacagtggATTCAAATGCTTTACAAATTAAGCTAAATTTTTACTGAGAATCCTACAGTGGATATCATTGTGCCAAGAAAATCAAGATCCATTTTTCCAAGATTCAAGCCAAGCTCATCAGGGATTCTATCTGACACCTCACCCAAGCTTATGGAAAAAGAAATAACATAACATATTCTTTCCTTAAGAAAGAATTCTCCCGGTGAAACCCTAGTCAGCTTTTCTATCAAATCTTTTAGCATAAAACAACGATATCCCTTAACAGCAATAAAAAGTAACCAACCTCAATAGCATTCATGTTACTCTGCGTGCCACTGCCAGTTTGCCATACAACAAGTGGAAAATGATCATTGGGCTTTCCCTCTGCAACTACTTGAGCTGCTTGCATAACCGTTTTCGCAATGGTTGGATCAAGACCATACTCCATGTTCACCTGCAATTGAACAATGGTTGTATTTTGATTCAATTCGTGAACAAATTCGACTTGTATTAAGAAGTTCAATCCAAGTTCATAATAATTATTACGAAAAAATCGTTAAGATAAAGAAACAAAATCTGACAAGCACTAGCATACGATGAAATTTAtagttgtttttgttgttgagaAGGAAGAAAACGAAAGAGCATATAAGTGTGAATCCCATGTGTCTCAATCATACAATAAAGAATAATGTCCACAATCGGAGTCATAAATATAAGGATTTCCAATTCTAAAAATTTAAAGTGATAAAGAAATTAAGAAACACTAAACTAAGGAAATCTGAAAAGAATTGAAGATGGATAACTAAGGGGAAAAATGGCATACCTGGCGCTTGAAAGGGTAGACAAAACCACCAATGCTTGCTCAtcaaaaacaagaaaaacagaGAAACAAAAAAGGGGGTTAATTAGCTACTATTATTGTTCAAGAAACATGtaaaaacaaaaaggaaaagggAGATTGAAAATTTACTAGGGTCAGATGTAATAGCAGTGGCAGTTCCTGCAAACTCACAGGTCCCTTGTCTTTGGGCTTTCCTCTGGAAAAGATGCATTCAGAGATATATGCATCTCATGCTTGAGATCAAGGTTACATTTATATTATTGCAGAGATGCATTAGTGCAGCCCATATACAATTCACTCCTCTCAATACAGTGGAAGATCAAGACATTTTGAGTAGTGGGAGCAGGGCCACGGGACATGCATACGCACAATGTAATCAAACAGTCATTCTGCCCTTCACTCATTTCCTGTACAACTAAAACTTTGACTTTAAAACATTCCTAAAGTCTCAGAGACCTGATTATCCCTCCATTCCTTATCATTTGAACTTGTTAATTTTAAGCCATTCATTCAATAATTATAGTGCAACAGTCCAATGCCCTCAAATCTagcagatttgaaaccataacTAAAATCCCAATGCAAACTGAATTCAGTCTTACTTGTAAATAAAAGCTTGAGTAGTGGATCACAACCACAAAACTGCAAGCATAGCCACGATAGATATCTTCTCATTCATCCACAAGAACACATCAGCAGCTGCAATTAACGATTGACAAAAGGAGAAATAAGAGAGAATAcagcaaataaaaaataatgctAACTTTCACCGAATGCATTCCTAGATTTGTTCTATTCGATCATACTTTCCTAACTTTCACCAAATGCATATTTGATTACAAAATAATGCTTCCTGAATTCTATCGATTCCACCTTGTCATCTAGTGCTATCATTCACTGCTTGAAGTATTATATTAACAATTAGTTCCTATTTCTAATCTAATCAAACTTTCACACATCGAAACAGAGATTTAACCAAGATTTCACTGCAGATGCTATATGAAAAGCAAAATGGCCAAATCAAGCATGTAACACATAAAAGGGAAATGAAGCAGAAAAGGTTAAACCCTAGCTAGAAAGATCAGTGTTGAGCATAACGAAGAAAGAGTGTCCAAAAATTGCAATGACTAAACAAAAAGAAGAGATGCAGAACCCTAAATCTCTTACCTGATTCGATTGTCACTAGAAGATTTGCACCAATGTGCAGGAATCGCGAATCGTAGAAGAAGAAGGGCGAGGCGAACACGGAAAGACAGAGAAAATGGAGTTCTTCGATCCAAATCTGGTGGAGAAGAAAGGCAAATCACAATTCAATCCATGGCTGAGCTTTGCTTCTGAAACCTTCGATTCGATTGAGAGGAACACGAAGAGGAGAGGAGGCTTCAACCCATGACTGCACACTACGAAACCTTCGTTCTTCGATTGAGAGGAACACGAAGAGGAGAGGAGGTTTCGTTCTTTGGTTCCGAGAGTGTTGAACGTGAATCACTGAATCGTGAAACCCGTAAATGAGTTAGGGTTCGCgtgatctttttattttattttttaattttacccATTCTGCGGCGGCTGGTATAACCGCCTCTGGTTTTAACCGCCGCAAATGTCTTAAAAACCGCCACAAGTTGAGTAAGGCCGCCGCTAATTGTACTCAAGCTGCGGCGCTTGGCTTAACCGCCTCTAGAACTGCCGCAATATTACACTTTGCGGCGGTTTTCCTGGAACCGCCGCAGAATGTCCGCCCCTAAATGCTATTTTCCTTGTAGTGGTAGtatcaatcaaatattttatgccctcgtcaactgtatagtctcatacctataGAGTCTcaaaatacctcttgttcgaTTAAGAATTTAACATACACTTCTTACAACATTCTTACGCCGGTACAAAACCCTAGGTATAAATCggaaattaattaagaataataCTCATGGTATACGGCTCTTACAATTCCGATATTCCATCCCAATAGTTGAAAGATATGAATTCAAGTGTAGATTTTGAAGAAGAATGAAATATATGAGTGTCATATGAGTAAAGTTGAAGCTAGTGAAATGTAATTAACTCTTTACAATTTCCTTTTATTTTCAAAGAACTACATTTTCAATCATGATTGATTAGTTCAAGTTTTTTGTGGAACAGaatcaaacaaatttaatttatggAATTGCATTATAGGGCGATAAATTGTGTCAATTGCAGACAATATTTGTTCAAATTATAGTGAACTCAAATACATTATTTACTAGTAGTATTTTCTTGGGAGAATTACTGAGAGGCTAACAGAGGCAGCAAACAGAAAGAGTAAGAGGCCAGTGAAGTTCACTATTAGAGCCTCTTGGCTGCGGAAAAGGCCTAGAAACTGAAAATATTCGAGCAAACCCGTCTCAGCTGTGCCAACTGCAAGAAGAAAGATGGCAATTCCTATGAACCTGTGCCATGGTAAAAGCGTGGCTCTAGTAGATACTTCTGCTCCTGGGAAGAAATAGGCGAAGAAGGAAAAGAtatactgaaaaaaaaaaagaaaagaaaaaatttactTTAAATAATTCAGAAACATATTTATTGTAGATTACATAGAGTAATTAAATGTACTACCAGAGTAAATTTTGTTTACACACATATTCAGTTCATTTCGGCCACATcgaaaaatttatattttaattaaaattaaaattaaatgtaAACTGCTTTTGTATcccatattacataatatgattggtTGTCGGTGTAAAACTGACATTAAATCACAATTAAATTTTTGCGCTTATTTAAAGTTGTTTTTTAAATGGTTATGTTTCAGACCTGAAACATGGACAATATCAACTACAAAAATTTGTTGATTGGAATTTCCTTAAAAATATGGCAAACTTTTACATGATGGTTGTTGAGGGGGGTTACAATGTTGTTTCTATATTACCCAATCAACAAATGCCATGTGGTAAAGGAGTGTCTTGTGGGTGCCATGTCAATTAAACTtctgaaattcaaattttggtCCCTCAGCTAGTCAGCTATTTGTATTAATGAAATTATCATAaaatgttttatgtttttaattttaatcttGTTTTGGATAAAATCTAATTTGGGGTAAAATCTAAAAACCCTTGACCTTTGTCTGTTCAACCGTGAAGGGGCATTAAACGAGATTTGCAGCGATGAGCAAGGGGGGGCTTGCAGCGGATGATGTGTTTGGGACAGAGGTGGACTTGCGATTCAGAGGAAGGAATCTGGAACGAGGGAGGAGGCACGTGCTCAAAATGAAGCTGGAGCACGATGGTGCAATGGAAGGAATCGCGGCGGTTGAGCCACCACCGGCGAGGCTGCCGCCAAACAGAGCAAGAGGATGAATTTTTTCCGATAGTTCACCAGAGGATGAATTAGGGTTCATGAATTCTTctaaaatcttattttttaagttttttttgttacagaggAAAATAGAATCTTATTTTAggttcaatttgtttttttttattacaaaaataactaaaaattataaaaacttGAGGCTAAAATGCaaaatttaaaaagtttaaGGACTAAAAATTAGAATATAAAATTTACTGGTCAAAGAGATGACATGGCATCATATCATCTTACTATTGGTCATTATATTGGGGCATGACTGCTGTTTAAAACACAAACATCATTTTTAAGTTTGCCTAAAAATATTCCTCGAAATTGCATAAAATTTGCTTTTGGTATTGTTCTTTTGAGGGATAAAACATGACTGTTTAAAAAATACAGagtgaaattaaacaaaaatcgAAGAATTacataggctatgtttggattgatggaacatAACGGAACGGAGCGGAATGAAATATAATGGAGTGGAATGGAGCGGAACGGAATGAAATAAAAGTCTCCTTCCATTGTTTGGGTATTTTAGTATGGAACAGAGCAAAGTTACTACTTCATTGTTTGGATAATGAACGGAGCGGAATAAGTTATAAATTTTTTAGTACCATATTACCCTTACTTTCTTTCTTGGAGCATTAGCTAGTCTTGTTTTCAAATTCTAACATGTTTAAAAAATGTAACAGGATATCATGAACACAGAAAACTCTAATAAAAAATACCAGAAACCCAAATCTAACACAAAAcgctactccctccgttccaaaactattgtagtttaaggGTTATGCACAAAGATTAAgaattcattaattgatgttataatttgactgaaacacccttatttaatatgagttatatgaaagagagagaatgaaaatcattggtcaactaattggtgagaattgtgattgatGGATTTAAGAGGTGATACTTGGGTGatgtaatattaaatgagggcatgaatggaagagaatgagataaagtgctttggatatgtaaaacaacaatgattttggaacaaaataaaaaagttaaaactacaatagttttggaacggagggagtaatttttTTACGAGATGCTTCGGCTTCcaataaaaattacaaattgATTGCATATACCTACAAAAGCCTgtgtttaaaataatatttaacaaAACACATTGAATAATGCAGCAAGGAATTGAACGTAGTAAGGAATTCAACAATGACACAAAGTTAAAAACAATTATTATGAACAAACAAGTCCGCAATGCAGTAGATAGAGAAAGGTTCATTGTAAAAGACCAAGACCCATGTAGTGATGTAGAAATGCAGCAAAGTGAAAACAACAACGAAAGAAGGTAACATGTTCTAAATGAGCGTGAAAGAAACTGGGTAGTAATAAGGGGGTGGTTAAGGGACATATttgtaattttataattttgttaGATGTCAATAATTTTGCTCCATCCCATTCCTCCCAAATTGAGGGGGAATAAGAATGGGGGAAAATAATGGAACATGATGGAGCACATTCCACTTGGTCCCATTCCTTTTCATTGATGTTTAATTAATCCAAACAGTGGACCTCTTCCTCCATCCCCTCTCTTCCACTCCATTCCCTCCCCCTCCATCAATCTAATCGAAGCCTAAAATCGAAAAATTCGACTAATGTATAGACTGAAAATATATCTAAGTCTTAATTACGCGGAAAGAAAAATGTACTTTAACTAAAATCAGCTACAAATTGACATTGAATAACTTGGTGAGTGCATTCTTTGGCATCTCCACAAACTTCCTGTTTGTTTTATCTCTAGAAGGGCTTCAAATTTATTTAGCTCTTTTTAACCTATGGTATGTGGTGGACTACAAACACAATAAACTGTGATAACATTACTGTTGTTGCATGGAGCTTAATTGCATCACACAATTTAGGGAGTTCAGGAAGAAATGGAATTACCTGTAGGCCAAATGAGCATATTGCTGACATGCCAAGCCAAGAGTGCAATGTATACATATTAGGAAGACCTGTTTCTTTCTTAAATTTGAAAACTGTAATAATTCCTAAAACACCAGATGCTAGAGCTATCACATGTAGTAGAAGGTGAACCACCTTTGCTGTTCTTCGTGTTCCAGGGATGGACTTGTATGCCATGATTGCTGTTGCAAGTAATACCAATTATAACAATACATAACTGAATTCAAATGGTGGCACTAGCTAGAACAATTCTAAGAATTAGAAGATGAAATCTCTTGAAGATTTTGTCATGAATAATCATATCGATGAAGAAAtgcaaaaagaaattaaataaaaaaattagcttGATATTGAAAGGTAGGGGTAATCAGACCAGATTGGTTTGGATTAGGGATGGCACCCGCGCGGGCGGGGGCGGGGAGTGCCTCCCCCGTCCCCGTTCCCGCATCTCTTTCATGTCCCCATCCCCACTCCCCATTCCCGTGGCGGGGTGAATTTTCTCCCCATCCCCAATCCCCACCTCACCACGGGTCCCCGCAGATTCCTATGGAAACCATtaacatataattaaaaataaaataaaactaaattaaatataaaaaattcttAAATTTCTACGTGGACTACAAATAGTTAAATATAGAAATCATAAATGAGAATGAAATATGTCAAGTtctatgaaaatatataataaagttCAAATAACATTCAATTTACTATTAAACGTATTATTGATTTTTTACCTATGCATATAAGGCTGGGATTGCGTGGGGCGGGGAGGGTGATCCCCACCCCCATCCCCAAATTTATCTTGGGAGAATTTTTGTCCCCATCCCCATTCCCACAGGGATAAATTCTCGAAGATCGGGGCTCCTAACGAGAAAGTCCCCGCGGGGATCCCCATATTCAGGTGGAAATTGTCATCCTTAGTTTGGATTTAGGGTGTTTAAATATCCAAACTAGTAAAAAATCTTCGGTTTGGGCTGGTTCGGTTCCTTATTTTTGCTTCTAAATTATTGTTAGTTTTAGGCAACAAAATTTTCAACAACACTGAATAAGTTTTCGTATTTAACAATAGAGAtaagttattatgtgataaTTATTACACATTCCACACAATATGGAATTTGTATTACAAATAGCTTAACATTTATACTGCCCCTTTCCACATGGATGCCGAGACCATTTTCTTCAACATGGGGAGAATTGAGGACCTGGAATCAGCCAAGGGGGGCTCAAACAGTATGGCTATCAATTTTGTGGTCAATATGGCTGCTTAGAAATACCTCTGATCCCCACCCCCCCACCCCCCCTCTCTTTCTTTTGTTAGCTATGCCTCTCTTATTGCTGGTGCTGGTTGTGTATTTTTGCTGACCAGAGGAATTATAAATTTCGAAGCTTACAGTATTCTGTGAACAGTGCTGTGTGCTCTAGTATGCTGCAAAGGATGTTCTTTTCCAAGGAAAATTGGAGGCAAATTAGGCTGATTTAGTCTCTGTAAATGCAGGCTTGTACTAACGGGTTTGGAGACGTTTCAGTTTTCCTTGTGGTGGCTGTTTTGAGTTTAATTGGTCTAGGCTTTGTATTCTGTTTTCCGTCCCCCGTTTTTTGTTCTgtctgttttctgttttttttttttgtttcgaaGTACATCTAGTACTTCCATTAATTCAATTTTGTTTACTAAAGAAAACAATAGAGAtaagttattatgtgataattattatttattttacattcCACGCAATATGATACATTTTTTCACAATATTACCAATTTACCATAAAGTACAAGAAACTGTTAttaaaagaaatagaaaacagAAGAAGATGAGATTGTCATATATAAACTAGGCCAAGACTATTTGCATCATCCCCTATATTATCCACACAAtcctctttattttttaatccaaAAAATACCCCCAACATAGAAAACATACAAAGTAGATGATAAATGGATGAGATCAAGAGAAGAATAGAAGCTCAAAATAGGTGTGATATTGAGATTTTTACTGTTTTGTCACGTAAATCGGGGTATATATACGGGTTCTGGTTCGTTCCGCCATTTAAACTGTGGACGTTTTATTGCTACCTCTATGTTAGTAGCGGTAACTTCTGCTATCTTAgtagcggtaacttccgctatcttaATAGCGGTAACTTCTGCTATCTTAGTAGCGGAGGTAccgctatcttagtagcggtagcgtccgctatcttagtagcggAGGTTATCGTAATTTAAATTACGGATTGTGTTGCAGGTTCCTCTTCCCTCTTCGTTCTTCTTCCTTTACttgttcttcttcctccttcgtTCTTCCCTTTCTTTGCCTGAGAACGTTACTGAGAGAGGGAGATGGTGGGGGAAATAGGGCTGTttggagagagagggagaacGGCTGTAGGTTCTTTTTCCTGAGAATGTGCATGAGAGAAGGAGATGGTGGGGGgcagagtagtttttttttcttcatgaatTTAATCAGTTTTTTGTTAAATTTGGGGTATAATTGTATTTTTGCTCAAAAGGGGATGGTGTGGATAGTAAAGGGGATGGTACAAATAGTCTTAGCCTATAAACTATTGTTAGGAAATAGACAAACTTAAAAATGTTGGTTGTGTTTTAAACAGCAGTCATGCTCCCCAATTAGTGTCCCATAGAAAGATGTCTAGTGTACTCTAGTTGTCATGTCATCTATTTGactaataaattttattttttaaatttag from Lotus japonicus ecotype B-129 chromosome 2, LjGifu_v1.2 includes:
- the LOC130735172 gene encoding probable ascorbate-specific transmembrane electron transporter 1 is translated as MSRGFQIRATPVTILGHLLFIAIATLVLVWLLRFREGVAFNSSEKAKILNLHPLLMVIGFILVGGEAIMAYKSIPGTRRTAKVVHLLLHVIALASGVLGIITVFKFKKETGLPNMYTLHSWLGMSAICSFGLQYIFSFFAYFFPGAEVSTRATLLPWHRFIGIAIFLLAVGTAETGLLEYFQFLGLFRSQEALIVNFTGLLLFLFAASVSLSVILPRKYY